The proteins below are encoded in one region of Ereboglobus luteus:
- a CDS encoding M48 family metallopeptidase: MLAFITMDFFQAQDNARKKSARLVFFYIAAVIAIIATIYFAIVFGMRLLISESNNPDLYFPIWQPEVFIGTAGITIAVIGLGSLFKTLSLRSGGGVVARSLGGQLVSPNTSDPQRRRLVNIVEEMSIAAGVRMPEVYVLPEEGINAFAAGYSPDDAAVAVTQGALDSLSRDELQGVVAHEFSHILNGDMRLNIRLIGLLFGILLLTIIGRVIVRIGFSSGGRSSKNKSGGVVVMALLGLALIIIGYIGVIFGRLIQAAVSRQREFLADASAVQFTRNPDGIAGALKKIGAATSGSRIESPHATETSHMYFASALRSSFGGAFATHPPLDARIKAIDPSFDGNFKAAKKTSIATEAAQTRASANASHPPRVPGTPPPLPAAVGAAAFLAAIASAEAPDAQKGAEILAAIPEDFREAARDPERARAVLLATLYDKTNAEAAAKQDAAVARALSTTERVAFIDLVARIETVPSWTRIALGDLALSAIRHVDARLINATIDAVDAFIEADGEVSLHEYALRKVIHRNLRPPGNPGVLIKACAAVADEIALILSAAARAGSSAEASQQHAFETGASAIRETQPDIALSMASATGMSAKTLTRALDRLDICTPAVKRTVINALVRTISDDGKIEVEEQNLLRAIAAALNCPAPVLVE; encoded by the coding sequence ATGCTCGCTTTCATCACCATGGACTTCTTTCAGGCTCAGGATAACGCGCGCAAAAAATCGGCGCGACTCGTGTTTTTCTACATCGCGGCGGTAATCGCGATCATCGCCACGATTTATTTCGCCATAGTATTCGGCATGCGCCTGCTCATCTCGGAGAGCAACAATCCCGATTTGTATTTTCCAATCTGGCAGCCGGAAGTATTTATTGGCACCGCGGGCATCACCATCGCCGTGATCGGGCTCGGCAGCCTTTTTAAAACGCTGTCGCTGCGCTCGGGCGGGGGCGTCGTCGCGCGCTCGCTGGGCGGGCAGCTTGTCTCGCCAAACACAAGCGATCCGCAACGCCGCCGGCTCGTCAACATCGTCGAGGAAATGTCCATCGCCGCCGGCGTGCGCATGCCGGAAGTTTACGTGCTGCCGGAGGAGGGCATCAACGCGTTTGCCGCCGGCTACTCGCCGGACGACGCCGCGGTGGCCGTCACGCAAGGCGCGCTCGACTCGCTCTCTCGCGACGAATTGCAGGGAGTGGTCGCGCACGAGTTCAGCCACATCCTCAACGGCGACATGAGGCTCAACATCCGCCTGATCGGATTGCTCTTCGGCATCCTGCTCCTGACGATCATCGGGCGCGTCATTGTGCGAATCGGTTTCTCGTCGGGGGGACGCTCGTCAAAAAACAAAAGCGGCGGCGTGGTCGTGATGGCGTTGCTCGGCCTCGCGCTCATCATCATCGGTTACATCGGCGTGATTTTCGGGCGGCTGATTCAGGCGGCGGTTTCGCGCCAGCGGGAATTCCTGGCCGACGCGTCCGCCGTCCAGTTTACACGCAATCCGGACGGCATCGCGGGAGCCCTGAAAAAAATCGGCGCCGCGACATCGGGCTCGCGCATCGAAAGTCCGCACGCCACTGAGACCAGCCACATGTATTTTGCGAGCGCGCTGCGCTCATCGTTCGGCGGCGCCTTCGCCACGCATCCGCCGCTCGACGCGCGCATCAAGGCCATTGATCCCTCGTTCGACGGAAACTTCAAAGCGGCAAAAAAAACATCAATCGCAACCGAGGCGGCGCAAACCCGCGCCAGCGCAAACGCATCGCACCCGCCGCGCGTTCCCGGCACGCCCCCGCCATTGCCCGCGGCAGTCGGCGCGGCGGCGTTTCTGGCGGCAATCGCCTCCGCCGAGGCTCCCGACGCGCAGAAAGGCGCGGAAATACTGGCGGCAATCCCGGAGGATTTCCGCGAGGCCGCGCGCGATCCCGAACGCGCGCGCGCAGTGCTACTGGCGACGTTGTATGACAAGACCAACGCCGAGGCAGCCGCCAAGCAGGACGCCGCGGTCGCGCGCGCGCTGAGCACGACGGAACGCGTGGCATTCATTGACCTGGTGGCGCGCATCGAAACCGTTCCCTCGTGGACGCGCATCGCACTCGGCGACCTTGCGCTCTCGGCGATCCGGCACGTGGACGCGCGCCTGATCAACGCCACGATCGACGCGGTGGACGCCTTCATCGAAGCCGACGGCGAGGTGAGCCTGCACGAATACGCCCTGCGCAAGGTAATCCACCGCAATCTGCGCCCGCCCGGAAACCCCGGCGTGCTCATCAAAGCGTGCGCGGCCGTCGCGGACGAAATCGCGCTCATATTGAGCGCGGCGGCGCGCGCCGGAAGCTCGGCGGAAGCCTCGCAACAACACGCATTTGAAACGGGCGCGTCCGCCATCCGCGAAACGCAACCGGACATCGCGCTCTCAATGGCAAGCGCAACCGGCATGAGCGCCAAAACCCTGACCCGCGCGCTCGACCGCCTCGACATCTGCACGCCCGCCGTAAAACGCACCGTGATCAACGCGCTCGTGCGAACCATCTCCGACGACGGAAAAATCGAGGTGGAAGAGCAAAACCTCCTCCGTGCCATCGCCGCCGCGCTGAACTGCCCCGCACCGGTGCTGGTGGAATAA
- the pdxA gene encoding 4-hydroxythreonine-4-phosphate dehydrogenase PdxA yields the protein MSAKLAFTCGDPAGVGPEIIAAWLAAHPARARDVAVIGPAQWLRALPSHTPAAKDATLVSADSGQFEMTPGRPSVEGARIALAAMERAAEGVRNGEFSGVVTGPVSKSWLQKAGYPFPGQTEFFAARWGGVPTMAFCGGRLRVVLLTWHIPLREVPEHLTPGEISRAVRAADELARADGIAAPRIGVCGLNPHAGEGGMLGAEERDTIDPLLDTLRDGDFPKLSRCEPSDTIFGRALRGEFDVLVALYHDQGLAPLKTIDFDEAVNVTLGLPHVRTSPDHGTAFGIAGKGEANPRSFTNAVTVAQRLIALRAG from the coding sequence ATGAGCGCGAAACTTGCCTTCACATGCGGAGACCCGGCGGGCGTCGGCCCGGAAATCATAGCGGCGTGGCTTGCCGCGCATCCAGCGCGGGCGCGCGATGTCGCCGTGATCGGCCCCGCGCAATGGCTGCGCGCCCTGCCCTCGCACACACCCGCCGCGAAGGATGCGACGCTCGTGAGCGCGGACTCCGGACAATTCGAAATGACGCCGGGCCGCCCATCCGTGGAAGGCGCGCGCATCGCGCTCGCCGCCATGGAGCGCGCCGCCGAGGGTGTGCGAAATGGCGAGTTCTCAGGCGTCGTCACCGGCCCCGTCAGCAAAAGCTGGCTGCAAAAAGCGGGCTACCCGTTTCCCGGGCAGACGGAGTTTTTCGCGGCGCGCTGGGGCGGTGTTCCGACGATGGCGTTTTGCGGAGGCCGGCTGCGCGTTGTGTTGCTGACATGGCACATCCCGCTGCGCGAAGTGCCGGAACATTTGACGCCGGGGGAAATCTCGCGCGCCGTGCGCGCCGCGGACGAACTCGCGCGCGCCGACGGCATCGCCGCGCCGCGCATCGGCGTGTGCGGCCTCAACCCGCACGCGGGCGAAGGCGGCATGCTCGGCGCCGAGGAACGCGACACAATCGACCCGTTGCTCGACACACTGCGCGACGGCGATTTCCCAAAACTCTCGCGCTGCGAACCGAGCGACACGATTTTCGGACGCGCATTGCGCGGCGAATTCGACGTGCTCGTCGCCCTCTACCACGACCAGGGGCTCGCCCCGTTGAAAACAATCGACTTCGACGAGGCGGTGAACGTCACCCTCGGCCTGCCGCACGTGCGCACCAGCCCCGACCATGGCACCGCCTTCGGCATCGCGGGCAAAGGCGAGGCAAACCCGAGAAGTTTCACCAACGCCGTGACCGTCGCACAACGGTTGATCGCGCTGCGGGCAGGATGA
- a CDS encoding Hsp20/alpha crystallin family protein, with amino-acid sequence MKMTRYAYPYTLRPASAFGTELARRMAGDFDTQFEDLFGLFWGGKGNSCNGEFFPLDIYEDKDNSYVRAELPGIARGDITVEVVDGSLEISAARKTGDGDNSQTVTLKRSVLLPENTQADKISAASENGILTITLPKQEQAKPRKLTISVN; translated from the coding sequence ATGAAAATGACACGTTACGCATATCCTTACACACTCCGCCCGGCCTCCGCGTTCGGCACCGAACTGGCGCGCAGGATGGCGGGTGATTTCGATACACAATTCGAGGATTTGTTCGGCTTGTTCTGGGGTGGCAAGGGCAACTCCTGCAACGGCGAATTCTTCCCTCTCGATATCTACGAGGACAAGGACAACAGCTATGTCCGCGCCGAGCTTCCCGGCATCGCCCGCGGCGACATCACGGTCGAGGTGGTCGATGGCTCGCTGGAGATTTCCGCGGCGCGCAAGACCGGCGACGGCGACAATTCGCAAACCGTCACGCTCAAGCGCAGCGTCCTTCTCCCCGAGAACACGCAGGCCGACAAAATCAGCGCCGCGAGCGAGAACGGCATCCTCACGATCACGCTTCCAAAACAGGAGCAGGCGAAACCGCGCAAGCTGACAATCTCCGTCAACTGA
- a CDS encoding Hsp20/alpha crystallin family protein, with amino-acid sequence MSLIKSIFPAANRAESANHNTTAVVRPRYDIVANDTSWTLKAFLPGVAKKDLSITDENGVLGIRGERAWKSPKEWTTLHRETGDEAFALSFQHEGRIDVEKIHAEFADGVLTVTLPKAEALKPRKIEIN; translated from the coding sequence ATGTCACTCATCAAATCCATATTCCCGGCTGCAAATCGCGCCGAGTCCGCGAACCACAACACGACCGCCGTAGTGCGGCCCCGCTACGACATTGTCGCCAACGACACATCGTGGACGCTGAAAGCGTTCCTGCCGGGCGTCGCCAAGAAGGACCTCTCCATCACCGATGAAAACGGGGTGTTGGGCATTCGCGGCGAGCGCGCGTGGAAAAGCCCGAAGGAGTGGACCACGCTCCATCGCGAAACCGGCGACGAGGCGTTTGCGCTTTCGTTCCAGCACGAGGGCCGGATCGACGTGGAAAAAATCCATGCCGAGTTTGCCGACGGCGTGCTGACCGTCACGCTTCCGAAGGCCGAGGCTCTCAAGCCGCGCAAAATCGAAATCAATTAA